A stretch of the Acyrthosiphon pisum isolate AL4f chromosome A2, pea_aphid_22Mar2018_4r6ur, whole genome shotgun sequence genome encodes the following:
- the LOC115034012 gene encoding ribonuclease H1-like: MEILSSKQQHALIYTDASIVENRVGMAIIHGDTHIQWKLSNKCSIYTAEALAILKAIEFATNKVEANQIIILSDSLSSLMSIQNHWKPTDLARKILNAHTTASFAGKQISYMWIPGHCNIEGNELADKAAKQAHLANNPLTSPIEPP, from the exons ATGGAAATACTTTCATCTAAACAACAGCACGCACTCATATACACGGACGCCTCTATTGTGGAAAATCGTGTCGGAATGGCTATCATCCACGGGGACACACATATCCAATGGAAACTATCTAACAAGTGCTCTATTTACACCGCTGAAGCACTAGCCATCCTCAAAGCCATTGAGTTTGCAACAAACAAAGTCGAAGCCAACCAGATCATTATCCTCAGCGACTCCCTTTCTTCCCTCATGAGTATCCAGAACCACTGGAAACCTACTGACCTAGCTAGAAAAATTCTTAATGCACATACCACCGCCTCCTTCGCCGGTAAACAAATATCTTACATGTGGATTCCCGGCCACTGCAACATTGAAGGAAATGAACTAGCTGACAAGGCTGCCAAACAAGCCCACCTTGCCAATAACCCTCTCACGTCCCCG atagaGCCACCGTAG